In a single window of the Streptomyces cinnabarinus genome:
- the lon gene encoding endopeptidase La, whose product MASTSTSLTLPVLPLDDEVVLPGMVVPLDLNDADVRAAVEAAQAAARSQPGKPRVLLVPRIDGTYASTGVLGTVEQVGRLADGDPGALIRGRDRVRIGAGTTGPGAALWVEGLRVDDSAPDPLPGQVADLVKEYKALATAWLRKRGAWQVVDRVQAIDDVSALADNSGYSPFLTTEQKVELLETADPVARLKLATQQLRDHLAEQDVAETIAKDVQEGVDKQQREFLLRRQLEAVRKELRELNGEAEGEESDDYRARVEAADLPEKVREAALKEVDKLERSSDQSPEGSWIRTWLDTVLELPWNERTEDAYDIQGAQAVLDAEHAGLEDVKERITEYLAVRKRRSDRGLGVVGGRRGGAVLALVGPPGVGKTSLGESVAHAMGRKFVRVALGGVRDEAEIRGHRRTYVGALPGRIVRAIKEAGSMNPVVLLDEIDKVGSDFRGDPAAALLEVLDPAQNHTFRDHYLEVELDLSDVVFLATANVLEAIPEALLDRMELVRLDGYTEDEKVVIARDHLLPRQLERAGLNTDEVVIDEGALRKLAGEYTREAGVRTLERSIARLLRKVAAQHELGERKLPFTVTDGDLRALIGRPHHVPESAQDPAERRTAVPGVATGLAVTGAGGDVLFVEASLADPETGAAGLTLTGQLGDVMKESAQIALSFLRSRGAELELPVGDLKDRGVHIHFPAGAVPKDGPSAGITMTTALASLLSGRLVRTDVAMTGEVSLTGRVLPIGGVKQKLLAAHRAGVTTVIIPKRNEPDLDDVPAEVLEKLDVHAVTDVRQVLDLALSPATNGAQPEVPVAA is encoded by the coding sequence ATGGCTTCGACGTCCACCTCGCTCACCCTGCCTGTGCTGCCGCTCGACGACGAGGTCGTGCTGCCCGGAATGGTGGTCCCGCTGGACTTGAACGACGCTGATGTACGCGCCGCGGTGGAGGCCGCCCAGGCCGCCGCCCGGTCCCAGCCGGGCAAGCCACGGGTGCTGCTGGTGCCGCGGATCGATGGCACCTACGCGAGCACCGGTGTGCTCGGCACCGTGGAGCAGGTCGGCCGCCTCGCCGACGGTGACCCGGGCGCCCTGATCCGGGGCCGGGACCGGGTGCGGATCGGCGCCGGGACGACCGGCCCCGGTGCTGCCCTGTGGGTCGAGGGCCTGCGGGTCGACGACAGCGCGCCGGACCCGCTGCCGGGGCAGGTCGCCGATCTGGTGAAGGAGTACAAGGCGCTCGCCACCGCCTGGCTGCGCAAGCGCGGCGCCTGGCAGGTCGTGGACCGGGTCCAGGCCATCGACGATGTCTCCGCGCTCGCCGACAACTCCGGCTACTCGCCCTTCCTCACCACCGAGCAGAAGGTGGAGCTGCTGGAGACCGCCGACCCGGTGGCCCGGCTGAAGCTCGCCACCCAGCAGCTGCGCGACCACCTCGCCGAGCAGGACGTCGCCGAGACCATCGCCAAGGACGTCCAGGAGGGCGTCGATAAGCAGCAGCGCGAGTTCCTGCTGCGCCGCCAGCTGGAGGCCGTGCGCAAGGAGCTGCGCGAGCTGAACGGCGAGGCGGAGGGCGAGGAGTCCGACGACTACCGCGCCCGCGTCGAGGCCGCCGACCTGCCCGAGAAGGTCCGCGAGGCCGCGCTCAAGGAGGTCGACAAGCTGGAGCGGTCCAGCGACCAGTCGCCCGAGGGCTCGTGGATCCGCACCTGGCTCGACACGGTGCTCGAACTGCCGTGGAACGAGCGGACCGAGGACGCCTACGACATCCAGGGCGCGCAGGCCGTCCTGGACGCCGAGCACGCGGGTCTGGAGGACGTGAAGGAGCGGATCACCGAGTACCTGGCGGTGCGCAAGCGCCGTAGCGACCGGGGTCTCGGGGTCGTCGGCGGGCGGCGCGGCGGTGCCGTGCTCGCGCTCGTCGGCCCGCCCGGCGTCGGCAAGACCTCGCTGGGCGAGTCCGTCGCGCACGCCATGGGACGGAAGTTCGTCCGGGTCGCCCTCGGCGGCGTCCGGGACGAGGCGGAGATCCGTGGCCACCGGCGCACGTACGTCGGCGCGCTGCCCGGCCGGATCGTGCGGGCCATCAAGGAGGCCGGGTCGATGAACCCGGTGGTGCTCCTCGACGAGATCGACAAGGTGGGCTCCGACTTCCGCGGCGACCCGGCCGCGGCCCTGCTCGAAGTCCTGGACCCGGCGCAGAACCACACCTTCCGCGACCACTACCTGGAGGTCGAACTCGACCTCAGCGACGTGGTGTTCCTCGCCACGGCCAACGTCCTGGAGGCCATCCCGGAGGCCCTGCTCGACCGTATGGAGCTGGTCCGCCTCGACGGCTACACCGAGGACGAGAAGGTCGTCATCGCCCGTGACCACCTGCTTCCGCGCCAGCTGGAGCGGGCCGGTCTGAACACGGACGAGGTCGTCATCGACGAGGGCGCGCTGCGCAAGCTCGCCGGGGAGTACACCCGCGAGGCGGGCGTGCGCACCCTGGAGCGGTCCATCGCGCGGCTGCTCCGCAAGGTCGCGGCGCAGCACGAACTGGGCGAGCGGAAGCTGCCGTTCACCGTCACGGACGGCGATCTGCGCGCGCTGATCGGGCGCCCGCACCACGTGCCCGAGTCGGCCCAGGACCCGGCCGAGCGCCGTACGGCGGTCCCGGGTGTGGCGACGGGCCTGGCGGTGACCGGAGCGGGAGGTGACGTGCTGTTCGTGGAGGCGTCCCTGGCCGACCCGGAGACCGGCGCGGCGGGGCTGACCCTGACGGGACAGCTCGGTGACGTGATGAAGGAGAGCGCGCAGATCGCCCTGTCCTTCCTGCGCTCGCGCGGCGCCGAGCTGGAGCTGCCGGTCGGTGACCTGAAGGACCGGGGCGTGCACATCCACTTCCCGGCGGGCGCGGTGCCGAAGGACGGTCCCAGCGCGGGCATCACGATGACGACGGCACTCGCTTCGCTGCTGTCGGGCCGACTGGTCCGCACGGACGTGGCGATGACGGGCGAGGTCTCGCTGACCGGACGCGTCCTGCCGATCGGCGGAGTGAAGCAGAAGCTGCTCGCCGCCCACCGCGCGGGGGTCACCACGGTGATCATCCCCAAGCGGAACGAGCCCGACCTCGACGACGTCCCCGCCGAGGTCCTGGAGAAGCTCGACGTGCACGCCGTGACGGATGTGCGCCAGGTCCTCGACCTGGCCCTGTCCCCGGCCACGAACGGCGCCCAGCCGGAGGTTCCGGTGGCGGCGTGA
- a CDS encoding GNAT family N-acetyltransferase — translation MTDTETLLAAYDGQMRGAPPSSPAGVTYEQDGPLLRIVGGFRGLVSGPRSLGVRGADLDLLIARQRDYFAARGEAVEWKTRSHDDPADLTDRLRAAGFVPEDRETVLIGRAAGLAVREPVLPEGVTLRRVTADADMRRIAGMESAVWGQDWSWLADDLTGRVESAPDDIAVYVVEADGEVVSAAWLVFRPGTEFASLWGGSTLAEWRGRGIYRALVATRAALAVGRGVTYLQVDASDDSAPILRRLGFEAVTTTTPYVWSP, via the coding sequence GTGACAGACACAGAGACCCTTCTCGCGGCCTACGACGGCCAGATGCGCGGCGCGCCCCCGTCCTCGCCCGCCGGCGTGACGTACGAGCAGGACGGTCCGCTGCTGCGGATCGTCGGCGGGTTCCGGGGGCTGGTCAGCGGACCGCGCTCGCTGGGTGTGCGCGGTGCGGACCTGGACCTGCTGATCGCCCGGCAGCGCGACTACTTCGCGGCGCGCGGGGAGGCGGTGGAGTGGAAGACCCGCTCCCACGACGACCCGGCCGACCTCACCGACCGGCTGCGCGCGGCGGGCTTCGTGCCCGAGGACCGGGAGACGGTCCTGATCGGCCGCGCCGCCGGGCTGGCCGTACGGGAGCCCGTGCTGCCCGAGGGTGTGACGCTGCGGCGGGTGACGGCGGACGCGGACATGCGCCGGATCGCCGGGATGGAGTCGGCGGTGTGGGGCCAGGACTGGAGCTGGCTCGCCGACGATCTGACCGGACGGGTCGAGTCCGCGCCGGACGACATCGCCGTGTACGTCGTGGAGGCGGACGGGGAGGTGGTGTCGGCGGCCTGGCTGGTGTTCCGTCCGGGCACCGAGTTCGCGAGCCTGTGGGGCGGGTCGACGCTGGCCGAATGGCGGGGCCGTGGCATCTACCGGGCCCTGGTCGCCACCCGCGCGGCGCTCGCCGTCGGCCGCGGGGTCACCTATCTGCAGGTGGACGCCTCCGACGACAGCGCGCCCATCCTGCGCCGGCTGGGCTTCGAGGCGGTGACGACGACCACGCCGTACGTCTGGAGTCCTTGA